The Bacteroidota bacterium DNA window TCCATTGTCACCACCAGATCCGGATTGGAATATTGCATTACTTTTCTGTATTCAGGAAAACGCAAAGCTGAATCAGCAGTAGGATTTGAATTTGGAAAATTCAGGATATTCCACGACAAAAATTTAACAGGATAGTTTACTGATATCTGAGCAAAAGAATTTCCCTGTAAAATAAAGAAGAGGAATGATATGATCATTCCTCTTAAAGTTAGTTTGAACATTCGTAATTTATTTAGCTGCAATTTTCATTTTTTCAAATGTATTTCCATTGATAGCATCAATCGCTTTCTTTAATGCATTATTCAAATCATTTATCACTTCAAAATATGCATTTGTATCCCAGAGATTTCTGGCAAGTAATGCTTTCAGTTGAATTCTCAATGCAGCTTCGGAAGTTTTTAATCCGGCATCATCTTTCTTCACACCGGCTTTTTCACCGGCAGCAAGAAATTCACCGAATAACTTATCATCAAGAACAAAAGTGCTTTTGAAAGCTTCAATGTTCGGATACTTCTTAAGTAATTCTGCACGGTGATTATCTGTATAAGTCAAACTAAAATCACCTAAAACTCCTTTTCGTAACAAGTCAGTATAGAAGGTTGAATTGTTACTCGTATCTAAAGGTACGAAAAGATCCGGCATAATACCACCGCCACCTTTCACAAGCCTTTTTGAATTGGTATAATAGTTTGTTGAATCCTCAAATTTCACACTGTCAGCACTGAATAATTCACCACTTTTAACCCGATTTGAGAAATCCAGTTCGTATTCGTCTTCTTCACCCAACTTATACGGTTTCTGAATATTTCTACCTGAAGGTGTGTAATAATGTGCAACCGTTAAACGGATTGCAGAACCATCAGGCAATTGAAATGGTTTTTGAACAAGACCTTTTCCGAATGAACGTCGACCTATAATCAGTCCTCTATCCCAATCCTGAACTGCTCCTGAAACGATTTCACTCGCTGAAGCTGAAGATTCATCTACAAGAATGGCAAGCTTTCCTTTTTCCCAGCCACCGATCACTGATGAATTATAATCTTCCGGCGGACTTGTACGACCACGGGTGAAAACTATCTTTTTTCCTTCCGATAAAAATTCATCAGACAGTTCTACTGCTCTGTTCAGATATCCGCCACCGTTTCCTTGTAGATCAAGAATAAGACTTTCAAGCCCACTCTTCTTAAGTTTTGCAAGTGCTGCTTTGAATTCATCAACTGTAGAATCAGCAAATCTGGAAATTTTTATATAACCTATTGTTGGTGTTACCATATATGCAGCGTCAAGTGAAAAAATTGGAATCTGATCGCGTGTAATTGTATAATCGATCAAGTCTGTAAGACCACGACGATAAATACTCACAATAACCTTTGTACCTTTATCACCTCTGAGTTTTTTGAAGACATCATTATTAGTGATCTTAACATTGGCAACACCTTTTCCATCGATCTTGACAATTCTGTCTCCGGCACGAATGCCTAATTTTTCAGAAGGACCACCGGGAATAGGTTGAGTTACAAGAATTGTATCCTCATGGATATTGAACTGAACTCCGATGCCCTCAAACCTTCCCACCAAAGGCTCATTCATTTCCCGCATTTCTTCAACAGGAATATAAACTGAAGGCGGATCAAGATCTTTAACCATTGCTCTTAATGCATCCTCAGTAAGTCTTTTAGAATCTACCGTGTCGACGTATGCATATTTAATCAACTCCAGTGCATAATTGAACTTGTCTTGCGGTGGAGCTAACTGAGCTGTTATCTGAGACGATAAAAAATACCGCCAAGAAGAAACGAACTAATTTTATTGATTGAATTTTTCAACATACTTAATTTTTATTATGTAACACAAAGATAAGGGCAAATGATGTTAAGAAAACGCTAAATCCTCGGGAAATATTAAATGAAATGTCACAAATCATCGTGGTTTTACTCAAATCAATTCAAAATTCATCCTTTCAACATTTTTGACTCCCTTTTCACTCCTATTTCCCAAGTCCGAAAGGAACATGCAATTGAACTGATACATTTCTTCCCATATCCTCAACTCCATTTGTACCCAGATTGCGAAGCAAAGAATATTGATTGTAGAAATTAGTATTCAAAACGTTATTTGCAGAGATCGTCAGGTCAAAAAATTGATTTCCCCAACGGAAACTTCCACCTAAATGAAAATCCATTAGTAAATAACTTTCACTCGTTTTTTCAGTTGATGCAATGTTGGTTCTTTCTGAATAATTTCTTGCTGCCAGGGTTAAAAATGGTTTGTACAGATAATTCATCTTTTCACTTTTGATTGTAAGAGCAGCAGTTAATTTGTTGGAAGGAATTTCGGGTAAATATCCTGCACCATCAAATTTTCCTTCCAACATGCTATATGAAAGCTGAAGTTTTATCCATTTTGCAGCTGGTGGATTTATCGTAACTCCAATTTCTACTCCGTTGATCGAAGCATCTGCCTGATCATATCTGAATATATTAAACGTATCAACCTGATTTGAATCTATCGGGAGAATTGTATCAATACCTGAATCAAATGCATAAATGTAATCTTTGATCATGTTTGAAAATCCTTTCATCTCTATTGCAATAGCAGGAAATTCCAGCTTTATATTCAGATCATATTGCAGATTTGATTCTTGTTTCAAAGACAGATCTCCTATCTCAAATCTATTCTTTCTCGTATGTAATGAATAATTCGCGAGCTGAAGATAATTTGGTGTTTCAGATCCTGACGCGGCTCCGATCTTGAAAGTTAAAAACTTCAAAGGCTGATAGGAAATTGAACCTGATGAATTGATTGATAAATAATCGTCCTTAAAATTTATTGCTGAGCGTGATGAAGATGTATCGTTTAAACCTTTATATGTTTTCAATTCAACATTTTTCATTATTGCCTGCGCCGAACCTTGAATTAAAAATCTCTTCCATGTATAATTTATATTAGCAAAGCCTCTTTGTCCCGATTCCTTTGCATCAGGAATCCGGCTGAAGGTACCTTTGTTGTTAACTTCTTTCATGTTCCCTCCAGCACCTATATTGAAAGCAAATTTCTTTAACGGATTGCTTGCATACCGGATGTTGTAATTTATCGCTGCAAGATCGAGCCCATCAGTATTCTCAATTACGTTTTCAAAATTGTTCATGAATGTTTTATTTTCATTCATCTGATAGGAAAGATCAATTGCAATCAAAGATTTTTTTACAAAGAGAGTTGTAGTAGACCTGAACAGATTATTTTGCACTTCCTGATATGGAGTTGAAATTTTCCGATCTCTTTCTATTCCGTCTGCCAGGTTCTGAGCTTCTTCAGGTATTTCTATTATTCCATTTTTATGTGTCAGAGATGATAAAGTAATTTTACTCATTCCCCATTTTTTATTTAAACCGATTGTTGCTTTTACATCAGAAGAATTGAATTTGCTGTTAGAGGCAAAGGCACGCTCTTCCGTGTTGACCACCTTTGTTGAATCTCCACCTTGAATATAACTTGTCTCTGATTGAAAGCCAAATCTCAAAGAGTAAAACAGCCCTTTTGCCGACGAACCCTTAAAACCTGCCTGTCCGTCTAAACCAACAGTATTCGAATTGAAACGAAGTTTTACATCTCCTGTTTTCTTCCCTGTAATCGGTGTTCGCTCATCCTGCAGAATGACAACACCAAAAGATCCTGAACCGAGTATGGAAGAAGCTGCACTACTTACAACTTCAATATTTTCTATTCCGTTGAAATTAATTCCGGGTGAATAATAATCATCCCAAAAATTACTTTCCAGCATAGTTCCTTCTACAAAATATCCTACACGATTTATTCCGGAGCCGTGGATGGACAAATGTGTATTTCCATTTCCGTCTGAGATCACTTCTGATTCGGGATTATATGCCAGTGAACTTATCACATCGATCGAGCCATGTTTTGAAAGTTCTTTAGTTGAATATACGGCAACAGGTAAAATAGAATTCATAGGCAGCTGGTTATGAAAACTAGTCTGCGTAGTTACTTCCGGAGAAAGAATGGATCTAACAAGTTCAACGTTAATTACGACAGCACTGTCGGAAGTTGAAATCGTTCTTACTTCAGTCTGATAACCTTCTTTCGAAAATCGTATGTGCACAGTACCGATACCGACATTGGTTAAAATATACGTACCACCTTCTTTTGAAATATCGGATTTGTTTAACTCCGGTATATATACTGTAACACCTTCATGCAAAAGTGTTACATCTGCTTTGTCAGAAACTATACCACTGACAGTATGTTGTGCATTAGCAAAATTGGATATTGTGAATAGTATAATCAGTATTGGTACAATTCTTCTCATCATTCTTAAATAAATTCGGTATCAGTTTGCTTTCCATTGTTTTGAAATCTACTTCTGATAAGTCTATTCCGCCACAAGTCACAAATTCTTCTTTGAAAGTTGTTTTTCCCTTAACCTCATACTGATCATTCACGAGCGTATTCACTATTCGGTTTAAAGTATCCTTCGAAATATTTCCGATGATCTGTTCGCCGTCAATTTTCAATTTGTATAATATATATTCCCATAATCGTTTAGGCAATTCAATTTCATTGAGTCTGAAAAGTGTTCGCTTTGGATATTTTGCTTTCACTTGTAGAATGAGGTCTCTCACATCCCCTTCCTTTTTATTGATCCAGTTGACTGCAACTGAAAATTCATATTTCATTGCTGCTAATTGCCGTGCTGCGAATGAACTTAGTTTAAGTACGGCCGGACCGCTGATTCCCCAATGGGTTATCAATAACGGACCACTATATTCCAGTTTTGTACCAACGATCTTTACCTGCGCGTCCGGTACACTTATGCCCATTAATGCTGAAATTGTTTTATCCCTGAAATTAAATGTAAAGAGCGACGGAACAGGATCAACAATACTGTGATTTGTTGAAAACATCCAATTGAAACCGGATTTATTCGGATGTCCACCGGTTGCGATAAGTACAGCATCGAAGAGCTCTGAATCATCGTTGTCAAAAGTCAGTTCAATCTGATTGTTTTTGCCGGCTATCTTTTTTATGTTGCTTCCAAGTGAAAACTGAACACCTGAAGTTTCTGCTTCCTCCATCAGGCAATCAATAATGGTCTGTGAATCATTTGTGACCGGAAACATGCGGCCATCCGATTCTGTTTTCAATTCTACTCCTCGATCGAAGAACCAGTTTACTGTATCTCCACAAGCAAACTGCATGAATGCCTGACGAAGTTCTTTTGATCCACGAGGATAATTCTTTATCAATTGAGATACTTCAAAGCACGAGTGAGTAACATTGCATCTTCCGCCACCACTGACTTTTACTTTTGCAAGCATTTTGTTGCTCTTTTCAAAGACGATGACTGTGGCATGTGGCAACAGACTTTTCATTCTGATGGCACCAAAAAATCCGGCAGCTCCGGCACCTATGACAGCGATTTTTTTTCTCAAGACAGGGAGGGATTGGGGACCAAGATAAGAGGAAAAGTTGGTTAACAGTTAACAGGTTTTCAGGTTTACAGGTTTACAGGTTGGCAACCTGCAAACCTGTAAACCTGTCAACCTGCAAACATTCTAAAATAGGCGTTTATCAATCGAAGAAATTTTGAAATAAGAAACTATCTTTGTGGCGCAAAAAGTGCAGATTTAGAATGAACATTTCAGGAACAGATACATTACAATTATTTGAGTTTGACAAGATAAGAGAACATGTTCTTGAATATTGCCGTTGCCGCAGGTCTAAAGAAAAGGCTGAACTGCTTGCACCGGAAACCAGCAGGGATTTGCTGACGATCATGCTCAAGCAGACTGATGAATACAAGCAGACTCTTGCAATTCGCGGATATTTTCCGGATACTTTTTTTGAAGACTTTGAACAGGAAGCTGATCTTTTGGTGATCTCCAATTCTGTTCTTAGTGAAATTCAGTTTAGCAGAATCCGTTCGGCTTCTGTTACGGTAAACAGTATCCTTGAATTTTTCGAAGAACGGATCGATTCATTTGTCACTTTAAAAACCCTTGCTGAAAAAGTTTACATCACAAATGCTGTCATCGAAATGATCAGTGAGATCATTGATGCACATGGGATGATGAAGAACAATGCATCTCCGGAGTTGCAGGAGATCCGTTCGGCGCTATTTTCAAAACGCCGGGAAGCTGATAAAAGATTTCGTTCGTTCATCAATGAAATGAAAAAGAAAGGCTGGCTGCGTGACAATGAAGAAAATTTTTATAATAACCGCAGGGTTTTAGCAGTCCCATCAGAATACAGACGCGATGTAAAAGGCCTGGTACATGGAAAAAGTGATACAGGAAAAACAACTTTCATAGAGCCCGATGAACTCGTAGAACTAAACAACGACATCTCTGAACTCGAACAAGACGAACGGAATGAGATCCGGCGATTGTTGCGTGAACTCACAGACAATCTACGAACACATTCATTTCTGATAAAAAACTATCACAACTTTTTAAGTGAGCTGGATTTTGTAAGAGCAAAAGCCCTTTTTGCAATTGACATAAACGGCAATTTGCCACAACTAAGTAAAAACAGCATTGTTGAATTATACAATGCAGTACATCCACTGCTCTATCTTCAGAATAAGGCACAGTTAAAACCGGTTGTACCACTTACTCTCAAGCTTGATCAGGAAAAAAGAATTCTGATCATCAGCGGACCAAATGCAGGGGGAAAATCGATCACATTAAAAACACTTGGCTTGTTGCAATTGATGCTTCAAAGCGGCTTACTTATTTCTGCAGAAGAAAAATCGCAGATGTGTTTCTTCAATCATTTTCTTGCTGATATTGGCGACAGTCAGTCGATAGAATATGCA harbors:
- a CDS encoding S41 family peptidase, which codes for MIKYAYVDTVDSKRLTEDALRAMVKDLDPPSVYIPVEEMREMNEPLVGRFEGIGVQFNIHEDTILVTQPIPGGPSEKLGIRAGDRIVKIDGKGVANVKITNNDVFKKLRGDKGTKVIVSIYRRGLTDLIDYTITRDQIPIFSLDAAYMVTPTIGYIKISRFADSTVDEFKAALAKLKKSGLESLILDLQGNGGGYLNRAVELSDEFLSEGKKIVFTRGRTSPPEDYNSSVIGGWEKGKLAILVDESSASASEIVSGAVQDWDRGLIIGRRSFGKGLVQKPFQLPDGSAIRLTVAHYYTPSGRNIQKPYKLGEEDEYELDFSNRVKSGELFSADSVKFEDSTNYYTNSKRLVKGGGGIMPDLFVPLDTSNNSTFYTDLLRKGVLGDFSLTYTDNHRAELLKKYPNIEAFKSTFVLDDKLFGEFLAAGEKAGVKKDDAGLKTSEAALRIQLKALLARNLWDTNAYFEVINDLNNALKKAIDAINGNTFEKMKIAAK
- a CDS encoding TonB-dependent receptor, which translates into the protein MRRIVPILIILFTISNFANAQHTVSGIVSDKADVTLLHEGVTVYIPELNKSDISKEGGTYILTNVGIGTVHIRFSKEGYQTEVRTISTSDSAVVINVELVRSILSPEVTTQTSFHNQLPMNSILPVAVYSTKELSKHGSIDVISSLAYNPESEVISDGNGNTHLSIHGSGINRVGYFVEGTMLESNFWDDYYSPGINFNGIENIEVVSSAASSILGSGSFGVVILQDERTPITGKKTGDVKLRFNSNTVGLDGQAGFKGSSAKGLFYSLRFGFQSETSYIQGGDSTKVVNTEERAFASNSKFNSSDVKATIGLNKKWGMSKITLSSLTHKNGIIEIPEEAQNLADGIERDRKISTPYQEVQNNLFRSTTTLFVKKSLIAIDLSYQMNENKTFMNNFENVIENTDGLDLAAINYNIRYASNPLKKFAFNIGAGGNMKEVNNKGTFSRIPDAKESGQRGFANINYTWKRFLIQGSAQAIMKNVELKTYKGLNDTSSSRSAINFKDDYLSINSSGSISYQPLKFLTFKIGAASGSETPNYLQLANYSLHTRKNRFEIGDLSLKQESNLQYDLNIKLEFPAIAIEMKGFSNMIKDYIYAFDSGIDTILPIDSNQVDTFNIFRYDQADASINGVEIGVTINPPAAKWIKLQLSYSMLEGKFDGAGYLPEIPSNKLTAALTIKSEKMNYLYKPFLTLAARNYSERTNIASTEKTSESYLLMDFHLGGSFRWGNQFFDLTISANNVLNTNFYNQYSLLRNLGTNGVEDMGRNVSVQLHVPFGLGK
- a CDS encoding aminoacetone oxidase family FAD-binding enzyme; protein product: MRKKIAVIGAGAAGFFGAIRMKSLLPHATVIVFEKSNKMLAKVKVSGGGRCNVTHSCFEVSQLIKNYPRGSKELRQAFMQFACGDTVNWFFDRGVELKTESDGRMFPVTNDSQTIIDCLMEEAETSGVQFSLGSNIKKIAGKNNQIELTFDNDDSELFDAVLIATGGHPNKSGFNWMFSTNHSIVDPVPSLFTFNFRDKTISALMGISVPDAQVKIVGTKLEYSGPLLITHWGISGPAVLKLSSFAARQLAAMKYEFSVAVNWINKKEGDVRDLILQVKAKYPKRTLFRLNEIELPKRLWEYILYKLKIDGEQIIGNISKDTLNRIVNTLVNDQYEVKGKTTFKEEFVTCGGIDLSEVDFKTMESKLIPNLFKNDEKNCTNTDYTIHNIQFC
- a CDS encoding DNA mismatch repair protein MutS; protein product: MNISGTDTLQLFEFDKIREHVLEYCRCRRSKEKAELLAPETSRDLLTIMLKQTDEYKQTLAIRGYFPDTFFEDFEQEADLLVISNSVLSEIQFSRIRSASVTVNSILEFFEERIDSFVTLKTLAEKVYITNAVIEMISEIIDAHGMMKNNASPELQEIRSALFSKRREADKRFRSFINEMKKKGWLRDNEENFYNNRRVLAVPSEYRRDVKGLVHGKSDTGKTTFIEPDELVELNNDISELEQDERNEIRRLLRELTDNLRTHSFLIKNYHNFLSELDFVRAKALFAIDINGNLPQLSKNSIVELYNAVHPLLYLQNKAQLKPVVPLTLKLDQEKRILIISGPNAGGKSITLKTLGLLQLMLQSGLLISAEEKSQMCFFNHFLADIGDSQSIEYALSTYSSRLIRMNQFLRIANNRSLILIDEFGTGTDPELGGAIAETVLEELNKRKAFGIFTTHYTNIKLLADQLDGVFNGSMLFDPETLMPKYKLLVGQPGSSYTFEVAEKIGLPKHVIDRARKKIQKDKLKLNNMLSELHQQKNQLEEELKALKDSREKSEAATGKYNLLSDKMKEKLEKDNEKREEIRKLVELGRKTQALALEWEKTKDKKEIIKKFVGSMTAEKKKRAADNTPEKISKRKKELIEKLSAEIKVGSKVRMLRSKNVGTVEKIKKNIVYVNFGNIMAEVNIVNLEVAEK